From one Shewanella sp. GD04112 genomic stretch:
- a CDS encoding dienelactone hydrolase family protein, whose translation MSPQPKSDNNAPAAQPIPQEAFDWYDEYAHGIIDRREFMARLAGLVALGFTMTTLTGALMPNYALAEQVSFNDPSIQASYVKFPSPEGYGEGRGYLVMPTSMLIPGKEAGDPNTLDPTKKAAVVLVVHENRGLNPYIEDVARRLAAKGYIAFAPDALYSLGGYPGNDDAGRAMQASLDRSKIEQDFIAAARFLKAHPQSNGKLGAVGFCFGGYIVNMLAASIPDELAAGVPFYGTPAATELRSRVTGPLMLQFAALDQRINDTWAEYETQLKANKAEYIAYLYPNVNHGFHNDSTARYDEPTAELAWARTLDFFGKYLQG comes from the coding sequence ATGAGCCCACAACCCAAGTCCGACAATAACGCGCCAGCTGCCCAGCCTATCCCGCAGGAGGCCTTCGATTGGTACGATGAATATGCCCACGGCATCATCGACCGCCGCGAGTTTATGGCTCGCCTCGCAGGCCTTGTGGCACTGGGGTTTACCATGACAACGCTCACTGGCGCACTCATGCCCAACTATGCCTTAGCCGAGCAAGTCTCCTTTAACGATCCCAGCATTCAAGCCAGTTATGTGAAGTTTCCCTCCCCCGAGGGCTATGGCGAAGGTCGCGGTTATTTAGTGATGCCAACTTCCATGCTAATTCCTGGCAAAGAGGCGGGCGATCCTAATACCTTGGACCCCACTAAAAAAGCCGCCGTGGTATTAGTGGTGCATGAAAACCGTGGCCTGAATCCTTATATCGAAGATGTGGCACGCCGCTTAGCGGCCAAAGGCTATATCGCCTTTGCCCCCGATGCGCTTTATAGCCTCGGCGGCTATCCCGGCAATGACGATGCGGGCCGTGCCATGCAAGCCAGTCTCGACAGATCCAAAATTGAGCAGGACTTTATCGCCGCCGCCCGCTTTTTAAAGGCCCACCCCCAGAGTAATGGCAAACTCGGCGCCGTCGGTTTCTGCTTTGGCGGCTATATAGTCAATATGCTCGCCGCCAGCATTCCCGATGAGCTAGCAGCGGGCGTGCCTTTTTATGGCACTCCAGCGGCAACAGAGTTACGCAGCCGAGTCACAGGCCCGCTGATGTTGCAATTTGCCGCGTTAGATCAACGGATTAACGACACTTGGGCCGAGTACGAAACCCAATTAAAGGCTAACAAGGCCGAGTATATTGCCTATCTCTATCCCAATGTGAATCATGGTTTCCATAATGATTCCACCGCTCGCTACGATGAGCCAACCGCCGAGCTCGCATGGGCAAGAACCTTGGATTTTTTTGGGAAATACCTACAAGGTTAG